A part of Hippea maritima DSM 10411 genomic DNA contains:
- a CDS encoding transposase, protein MFVPKLCKPYKAKTKGKVERFNSYLKNNFYKPLRAKLKNSGLEITPDLLNSYIFSWLEMANNRIHATTKRRPFNMLKEEYGFLTKIPDGLIAKSGDRNDHKITEAIEKTNRTYSDIDISYYTNIDEYERLLLGESSNG, encoded by the coding sequence TTGTTTGTACCGAAACTCTGTAAACCATATAAGGCAAAGACAAAGGGGAAGGTAGAAAGGTTTAATTCATATCTGAAGAACAATTTCTACAAGCCTTTGAGGGCAAAGCTAAAGAACTCTGGTTTGGAGATAACCCCTGATCTTCTAAACTCATACATCTTCTCCTGGCTTGAGATGGCAAACAACAGAATACATGCAACAACAAAGAGAAGACCTTTTAATATGCTGAAAGAGGAGTATGGGTTTTTGACAAAGATACCGGATGGTCTGATTGCCAAAAGTGGGGATAGAAATGACCATAAAATCACTGAAGCCATTGAAAAGACAAACAGAACCTACTCTGATATCGATATCTCATACTACACAAATATAGATGAATACGAAAGGCTCTTGCTTGGGGAGAGCAGTAATGGTTAA